A stretch of Glandiceps talaboti chromosome 18, keGlaTala1.1, whole genome shotgun sequence DNA encodes these proteins:
- the LOC144449533 gene encoding sulfotransferase 1C2-like — protein MAVTREHPAWQKNFMRNPMFDPEGKLQTMEIRPDDLFLITYPKSGTHWLKFLIRAMLNNGNYEEVPDEIRGPFLEIAFAEEGDEPSLVICQKHPDNSVDIPGMKSPRFLVTHLSLDLGPTKMNTKKPKIIYLARNPKDCVVSMFNMLELIPFIDKSSSTAAERFDGHLRSFLDDQSAGMYAGKWNDNVISYWKRRNDDNILFLKYEDMKKDFKCSIEKIAQFIGKTLSMDEIDKLADLCSIEKMRHNPVANDSTGCAILGITGTLDKAEGTPFAGKGKIGGWKNYFTVAQNELFDKHYQEWMKGTGLDFDFE, from the exons ATGGCAGTAACCAGAGAACATCCAGCATGGCAGAAGAATTTTATGCGTAATCCAATGTTTGATCCTGAAGGGAAATTGCAAACGATGGAAATTCGACCAGATGATCTATTTTTAATCACGTACCCAAAGTCAG GGACTCATTGGTTGAAATTCCTGATCCGAGCCATGTTAAACAATGGGAACTATGAAGAAGTACCGGACGAGATTAGAGGACCATTCCTAGAAATTGCTTTTGCTGAGGAAGGAGATGAACCTTCATTAGTGATTTGTCAAAAACATCCTGACAACAGTGTGGATATACCTGGCATGAAATCACCAAGATTTTTAGTCACACATCTCTCATTGGATTTGGGACCaacaaaaatgaatacaaaGAAACCAAAG ATTATCTATCTTGCACGTAACCCCAAAGACTGCGTGGTATCCATGTTTAACATGTTGGAACTGATTCCTTTCATCGATAAATCTTCCTCTACAGCAGCTGAAAGATTTGATGGCCATCTTCGTTCATTTTTAGATGATCAATCAGCAG GAATGTATGCTGGCAAATGGAATGATAATGTGATTTCTTATTGGAAAAGAAGAAACGATGACAATATACTCTTCTTGAAATATGAAGACATGAAAAAG GATTTTAAATGCTCAATTGAGAAAATTGCACAGTTCATTGGCAAAACTCTCAGCATGGATGAAATAGACAAGCTGGCTGATCTGTGTTCGATTGAGAAGATGAGACATAACCCTGTGGCAAATGATTCAACAGGATGTGCAATTCTTGGTATAACTGGCACTTTAGATAAGGCAGAAGGGACACCTTTTGCTGGAAAAG GTAAAATTGGTGGATGGAAGAACTACTTTACAGTGGCACAGAATGAACTTTTTGACAAACACTACCAAGAATGGATGAAAGGAACCGGATTAGACTTTGATTTTGAGTGA
- the LOC144449645 gene encoding sulfotransferase 1C2-like, whose translation MAVTRENPAWQKKCMHNPMFDPKGKLQTMEIRPDDLFLITYPKSGTHWLKFLVRAMLNNGNYEEVPDETRVAFIEIAFAEEGDEPSLVISKKHPDNDVDIPSMKSPRLLGSHFASDLLPTQINTKNPKSDKLVAQQSSRISRRYAHTKNFSYRQRRSILERENKIQTLHQYNTEKIEDFKSVIQKLAQFIGKNLSMGELDKLADLCSIEKMRHNPVANDAATCALLGITGNLDKAEGTPFAGKGKVGGWKNYFTVAQNELFDKSYTEWMKGTGLDFDFE comes from the exons ATGGCAGTAACCAGAGAAAATCCAGCATGGCAgaagaaatgtatgcataatCCAATGTTTGATCCTAAAGGGAAATTGCAAACGATGGAAATTCGACCAGATGATCTATTTTTAATCACGTACCCAAAGTCAG gGACTCACTGGTTAAAATTCTTGGTCCGAGCGATGTTAAATAACGGGAACTATGAAGAAGTACCGGACGAGACTAGGGTAGCCTTCATAGAAATTGCTTTTGCTGAGGAAGGAGATGAACCTTCATTGGTGATTAGTAAAAAACATCCTGACAATGATGTGGATATACCTAGCATGAAATCACCAAGACTTTTAGGCAGTCATTTTGCGTCGGATTTGCTACcaacacaaataaatacaaaaaaccCAAAG TCAGATAAACTAGTCGCACAACAAAGTAGTCGCATATCGCGTCGGTACGCCCATACTAAAAACTTTTCCTACAGGCAGAGGCGATCAATCCTCGAAcgagaaaataaaatacaaacattacatCAATATAATACCGAGAAAATAGAA GATTTCAAAAGTGTTATTCAGAAACTCGCACAGTTCATCGGCAAAAATCTCAGCATGGGGGAATTAGACAAACTGGCTGATCTGTGTTCGATTGAGAAGATGAGACATAACCCGGTGGCAAATGATGCCGCAACGTGCGCACTTCTTGGTATAACTGGTAATTTAGATAAGGCAGAAGGGACACCTTTTGCTGGAAAAG GTAAAGTTGGTGGATGGAAGAACTATTTTACAGTGGCACAGAATGAACTTTTTGACAAAAGCTACACAGAATGGATGAAAGGAACTGGATTAGACTTTGATTTTGAGTAA